The following proteins are co-located in the Candidatus Hydrogenedentota bacterium genome:
- a CDS encoding glucose 1-dehydrogenase — MSCLGKLAGKKALVTGSGTGIGREIALEFARQGADVVLHYAHSDAGAKSAVEEIRAMGRKAAAFRANFDDVDEVVALGESALEFLGGVDCLVNNAGITFNKPFLRVTREQFDRMYHVNIRAQFFLTQRLAAEMEKRGGGAVCNLTSIHGVQGAPEHSVYAGTKGAIVAYTRSLAVELAHKGIRINAIAPGWVTVENYYNVLPGFNEEDAKRDAANKIPLGRPGVPLDIAKLAVFLCSDDASYIIGQTIVADGGTTSLMSLISDFRNESSARFGKGYLPGVQ; from the coding sequence ATGAGTTGCTTGGGAAAACTTGCGGGCAAGAAGGCGCTGGTTACCGGCTCGGGCACGGGGATCGGGCGCGAGATCGCGCTCGAATTCGCTCGCCAGGGGGCGGACGTGGTGTTGCACTACGCCCACAGCGACGCCGGAGCTAAGAGCGCAGTCGAGGAAATCCGGGCTATGGGTCGTAAGGCAGCGGCATTTCGCGCCAACTTCGATGACGTCGATGAAGTGGTGGCCCTGGGTGAATCAGCGCTGGAATTTCTCGGCGGCGTGGATTGCCTGGTGAACAACGCCGGTATCACGTTCAATAAACCGTTTCTCAGGGTTACCCGTGAGCAGTTCGACCGGATGTACCACGTGAACATCCGCGCCCAGTTTTTTTTAACCCAGCGGCTCGCCGCCGAGATGGAGAAACGCGGGGGAGGGGCTGTCTGCAATCTCACGTCCATTCACGGTGTTCAAGGCGCTCCCGAGCACTCGGTGTACGCCGGCACAAAGGGTGCGATTGTGGCGTACACGCGATCGCTTGCCGTTGAACTCGCCCACAAAGGGATTCGCATCAACGCGATTGCGCCCGGCTGGGTGACGGTCGAGAACTATTACAACGTGCTGCCGGGGTTCAACGAGGAAGACGCCAAGAGAGACGCCGCCAACAAGATTCCCCTGGGACGGCCCGGCGTTCCGTTGGATATCGCGAAGCTCGCCGTATTTTTATGCTCCGATGACGCAAGTTACATTATCGGACAAACCATCGTGGCCGACGGGGGGACAACCTCGTTGATGTCCCTGATCTCAGATTTTCGAAACGAATCATCAGCTCGTTTCGGCAAAGGGTATCTCCCGGGTGTGCAGTAG
- a CDS encoding LacI family DNA-binding transcriptional regulator: MGCTVNDIARAAGVSRSTVLRALSGKPDVSGETRDRIRALAAEMRYRPNYIARSLTHGKTNLVGVIAKPSIYYASHSVIEAVERGLRSGGYSTLLFISGNESGTDESLVEQLMKNRVDGVIAVPGSMTPPATYHELVEAGVKLVILDGLIDNLAAPQITGDNYKAGRLGAEHLIQLGHRRIACLGIPNISHVGRERARGVRKAFQDAGLPVDETLFREVGFNEKAAEDCTAELLALRERPTAFLVRHDVAARGTMRAVCSAGLRIPEDISIVGNGDMLGSDMFRVPLTTVRFPARQMADFCVRTLLDMLSGEAVEPETTIFDVDLVLRASTAPPRAL; encoded by the coding sequence ATGGGCTGCACGGTAAATGACATAGCGCGCGCGGCGGGAGTAAGCCGTTCGACCGTGCTGAGGGCGCTTTCGGGGAAACCGGACGTGTCCGGCGAGACCCGCGACCGAATCCGGGCGCTGGCTGCCGAGATGCGGTACAGGCCTAACTACATCGCCCGCAGCTTGACCCACGGCAAGACCAACCTCGTTGGCGTTATTGCGAAGCCCAGCATCTATTACGCGTCGCATTCCGTGATCGAGGCGGTCGAACGCGGGCTGCGCAGTGGCGGCTACTCGACCCTGCTCTTTATCTCGGGCAATGAAAGCGGAACCGACGAATCCCTAGTCGAGCAACTGATGAAGAATCGCGTGGACGGCGTGATTGCGGTGCCCGGTTCGATGACTCCGCCCGCAACCTATCACGAGCTCGTCGAGGCGGGCGTAAAACTCGTGATTCTGGATGGGCTCATTGACAACCTGGCCGCGCCGCAAATCACGGGGGACAACTATAAGGCGGGCCGGCTTGGCGCCGAGCATTTGATTCAGCTTGGCCATCGCAGAATCGCTTGCCTCGGAATCCCCAATATCTCGCATGTTGGCCGCGAACGTGCCCGTGGCGTGCGCAAAGCCTTTCAGGACGCGGGGCTTCCCGTGGATGAGACGCTCTTCAGAGAGGTCGGCTTCAACGAGAAGGCAGCCGAGGATTGCACGGCCGAACTCCTTGCATTGCGGGAACGGCCGACCGCCTTTCTGGTGCGCCACGACGTTGCCGCGCGCGGGACCATGAGAGCGGTATGCTCGGCGGGACTCAGGATTCCGGAGGACATCTCGATTGTCGGCAACGGAGACATGCTGGGCAGCGACATGTTTCGCGTTCCGCTGACTACCGTGCGTTTCCCTGCCCGGCAAATGGCTGATTTCTGTGTGCGAACGTTGCTCGATATGCTGTCAGGGGAGGCTGTTGAGCCCGAAACCACCATCTTCGATGTCGACCTGGTGCTTCGGGCGTCGACGGCTCCTCCCCGGGCCTTGTAG
- a CDS encoding C-terminal binding protein, which yields MAGSSDKRVVIIDTGYDAYEQEAEILRASGYWLDVFPGGKLDAAGKAEFARGAAGMFVRWTRVNDFFLDRASALRAIVRYGVGYDNIDLAAASARGVPVCNVQGYANHSVSDHALAMILACVRGLRQGMEHVRPRYNLPADLHMPELHELTLGIVGLGRIGGMLCMKARGLFQRVVACDPYIPPERFSELGAEACPFDELLAVSDVVSLHCNLTEETRHMMNARAFDSMRPYAIVINTARGPVVDEEALTAALEDGTVFAAGIDVFEDEPPKVNRDPLLSHPRVVATGHYAWYSQRAGRELQRRAALNMEAMLRGEFPPDCLNRESLSGKGRGFSRG from the coding sequence ATGGCCGGCTCGAGTGACAAGAGAGTAGTCATCATCGATACCGGATACGACGCCTATGAGCAGGAGGCGGAGATTCTTCGTGCCTCGGGATATTGGCTGGACGTGTTTCCGGGCGGAAAACTTGACGCCGCGGGCAAAGCGGAGTTCGCGCGCGGCGCGGCGGGAATGTTCGTGCGCTGGACCCGGGTGAATGATTTCTTCCTGGACAGGGCCTCCGCTCTTAGAGCTATCGTGCGGTATGGCGTTGGATATGACAACATTGACCTCGCTGCCGCCTCGGCGCGGGGGGTTCCCGTCTGCAACGTGCAAGGCTATGCGAACCATTCGGTCTCAGACCATGCGCTGGCGATGATTCTGGCGTGTGTCCGCGGTCTCCGCCAGGGCATGGAACACGTGCGGCCGCGATACAACCTTCCCGCGGACCTGCACATGCCCGAGCTGCACGAATTGACCCTGGGCATCGTCGGACTGGGCCGGATTGGCGGGATGCTGTGCATGAAGGCTCGAGGTCTTTTCCAGCGGGTTGTGGCGTGTGACCCTTACATCCCGCCGGAGCGCTTTAGCGAACTGGGCGCGGAGGCGTGCCCGTTTGACGAATTGCTGGCCGTCAGCGACGTCGTGAGCCTGCACTGCAATCTGACCGAAGAAACGCGCCACATGATGAATGCCCGGGCCTTTGACAGCATGCGGCCGTACGCCATTGTGATCAACACCGCGCGCGGCCCCGTGGTTGATGAAGAAGCTCTCACGGCCGCTCTGGAAGACGGCACAGTGTTCGCAGCGGGGATTGACGTTTTCGAGGATGAGCCTCCAAAAGTGAACAGAGACCCGCTGTTGTCACATCCCCGTGTCGTGGCGACGGGACACTATGCGTGGTACAGCCAGCGCGCGGGCCGTGAACTGCAACGCCGCGCGGCGCTCAATATGGAAGCCATGCTGCGCGGGGAATTCCCCCCGGATTGTCTCAATAGGGAGAGCCTTTCAGGGAAGGGGAGAGGGTTTTCGAGAGGGTAA
- a CDS encoding NPCBM/NEW2 domain-containing protein produces MTGLLLITIVANVAISATPTVSELDEASRWAAAKFEGKAEETSLRTGIYVIANNDPVQMNSRGGRPMRIVDKEYARGLYCHAVSRVVVYLPQPAKRFEAVAGVDSNDQTSGGRGSVVFGVQAGGKELWRSEVMREGMPGVPVSVELGGVTEFVLTVGDAGDGIACDQSDWADARVILADDSELWLGDMTQLGPQRSPYTPAPFFSFTYGGRDSSEFLDSWKLERTAERLDGRRTQHTLTYADPETGLVVRCEGVQYADFPTVEWTLYFKNTGKTDSPILSDVRAIDAWFERNAQEEYVLHRNKGDNCTADSYEPVDEPLAAGTERRLANTGGRPTQIEFPYFNIGAGNEGMIFVVSWAGQWAAEFTRDSGNRLRLRAGQELTHFKLLPGEEVRTPMVVLQFWKGDRLHAQNVWRAWMLAHNMPRPGGKLPPVPELAACSSHQFGEMINANTENQIFFVDKYLERGMKLDYWWMDAGWYYNKTGWPHTGTWEVDMNRFPGGLRVISDHAHSKDVKIIVWFEPERVAADTWLTENHPEWIHGGKNGGLLNLGNKEAWTWLVEHVDKLLTEQGIDLYRQDFNIDPLLFWRGNDAEDRQGITEIRHVEGYLAYWDELIRRHPGMLIDSCASGGRRNDLETLRRAVPLLRSDYIMEPIGNQCHTYALSPWFPFYGTGTSKTDPYLVRSTLCPHFTACWDHREDSLDWATLRRLVDQWKAFAPNFFGDYYPLTPYTLKDSDWIAWQFDRPEEGKGMVQAFRRPNSIYVTAQLPLSALDPNARYAVTDVDAPGTRMEFSGSELLGAGLPMTMTGKPSSVVYVYEKL; encoded by the coding sequence ATGACGGGACTCTTGCTCATCACAATTGTGGCGAACGTGGCCATATCGGCCACTCCCACTGTTTCGGAGTTGGACGAGGCGAGCCGTTGGGCTGCGGCGAAATTCGAAGGGAAGGCGGAGGAAACCTCCCTGCGCACAGGCATCTACGTGATTGCCAACAACGACCCCGTCCAGATGAACAGCCGCGGGGGGCGTCCGATGCGGATCGTGGACAAAGAGTATGCCCGAGGCCTGTACTGCCACGCCGTGAGCCGCGTCGTTGTGTATCTTCCGCAACCCGCGAAACGGTTTGAAGCGGTTGCCGGGGTAGATTCGAACGACCAGACCAGCGGCGGGCGGGGAAGCGTCGTGTTCGGCGTCCAGGCCGGCGGCAAGGAGTTATGGCGTTCGGAGGTTATGCGCGAGGGCATGCCGGGAGTTCCTGTATCGGTAGAATTGGGCGGCGTGACTGAGTTTGTGCTCACGGTCGGGGATGCAGGTGATGGTATTGCGTGCGACCAGTCGGACTGGGCTGACGCGAGGGTGATTCTGGCAGATGACTCGGAGCTTTGGCTGGGTGACATGACGCAGTTGGGCCCGCAGCGGTCGCCGTACACCCCGGCGCCGTTCTTCTCGTTTACTTACGGAGGCAGAGACTCTTCCGAGTTTCTGGACTCGTGGAAACTGGAGCGAACCGCGGAGCGCCTTGACGGCCGGCGCACGCAGCACACGCTTACGTATGCCGACCCCGAAACGGGCCTAGTGGTCCGGTGCGAAGGTGTCCAGTACGCGGATTTCCCGACAGTGGAATGGACGTTGTATTTCAAGAACACGGGCAAGACCGATTCGCCGATACTGAGCGACGTCCGGGCCATCGATGCATGGTTCGAACGAAACGCACAAGAAGAATACGTGCTGCACAGGAACAAGGGCGACAATTGCACCGCCGACAGCTACGAGCCCGTCGACGAGCCGCTTGCTGCCGGAACGGAGAGACGGCTGGCGAACACGGGGGGGCGTCCCACCCAGATCGAGTTCCCCTACTTCAACATCGGCGCCGGCAACGAGGGCATGATCTTCGTGGTGAGCTGGGCGGGGCAGTGGGCGGCGGAGTTCACGCGGGACAGCGGCAACAGGCTGCGCCTCCGTGCCGGACAGGAATTGACGCACTTCAAACTGCTGCCGGGAGAAGAGGTGCGGACGCCGATGGTGGTCCTCCAATTCTGGAAAGGCGACCGTCTTCATGCGCAGAACGTCTGGCGCGCCTGGATGCTCGCGCACAACATGCCGCGTCCCGGCGGGAAGCTTCCGCCGGTTCCCGAATTGGCTGCATGCAGTTCGCATCAGTTCGGGGAGATGATTAACGCCAATACGGAGAACCAGATCTTCTTTGTTGACAAGTATCTCGAGCGCGGCATGAAGCTCGACTATTGGTGGATGGATGCCGGCTGGTACTACAACAAGACCGGCTGGCCGCACACGGGCACGTGGGAGGTTGATATGAACCGTTTCCCGGGCGGCCTGCGCGTCATCAGCGACCATGCCCACTCGAAGGACGTCAAGATCATCGTCTGGTTCGAGCCGGAACGCGTCGCCGCCGATACATGGCTTACCGAGAACCATCCGGAGTGGATACACGGGGGGAAGAACGGCGGACTCCTGAATCTGGGCAATAAAGAGGCGTGGACGTGGCTGGTCGAGCACGTCGACAAGCTGCTTACGGAACAAGGCATAGACTTGTACCGGCAGGATTTCAATATCGATCCCCTGCTGTTCTGGCGCGGCAACGATGCCGAGGACCGGCAGGGCATCACCGAGATCCGGCACGTCGAAGGGTATCTGGCCTATTGGGATGAACTCATCAGGCGGCATCCCGGCATGCTCATTGACTCGTGCGCGAGCGGCGGGCGCCGCAACGATCTCGAGACGCTTCGCAGGGCTGTTCCGCTGTTGCGGAGCGACTACATCATGGAGCCGATCGGCAACCAGTGCCACACCTACGCGCTGTCGCCCTGGTTCCCGTTCTATGGCACTGGCACCTCCAAGACCGACCCCTACCTTGTGCGCAGTACCCTGTGCCCCCACTTTACGGCCTGTTGGGATCACCGTGAGGACAGTCTGGATTGGGCCACTCTGAGACGCCTTGTGGACCAGTGGAAAGCGTTTGCGCCGAACTTCTTCGGGGATTATTACCCGCTGACTCCGTATACCTTGAAGGACTCGGACTGGATAGCGTGGCAGTTCGACCGTCCGGAGGAAGGGAAGGGCATGGTACAGGCGTTCCGGCGTCCGAACAGTATCTATGTTACGGCGCAGCTGCCTTTGTCGGCCCTTGACCCGAATGCCCGGTACGCCGTGACCGACGTTGACGCGCCGGGAACGCGAATGGAATTCTCCGGAAGCGAACTTCTGGGTGCGGGACTCCCGATGACCATGACCGGGAAGCCGTCCTCGGTTGTCTATGTCTACGAGAAACTGTAA
- a CDS encoding uroporphyrinogen decarboxylase family protein — translation MTNRERVIAALNHQQPDVIPYNIGFTQRARAAMADYLGDPDFTSRLGNAFSFLSTEPPKAWREVRTNIWEDQFGVRWDRSIDKDIGVVCNQVVTKDNLEGVALPDPDEPGRWAGYEGALANSEDAFWVVNLGFSLFERAWTLHGMENLLIAMIAEPAFAHRLFDRILEFNLAMIEHACSYDIDAMMFGDDWGSQYGLIMGINLWREFIGIRVRKMYQAVRARGKYVFIHSCGKVDELFPELIDAGLHCFNPFQPEVIDVFKAKREYGGSLAFYGGISTQKTLPYASPERVREEVKRLLDDVGKGGGLIAAPAHDIPPDARPENIATMLEALQNQ, via the coding sequence ATGACAAACCGGGAACGTGTGATTGCCGCCCTGAATCATCAGCAGCCCGACGTCATCCCGTATAACATCGGGTTTACGCAACGCGCGCGGGCGGCCATGGCGGATTACCTCGGCGACCCCGATTTCACTTCGCGGCTGGGCAACGCCTTCTCGTTCTTAAGCACGGAACCACCGAAAGCCTGGCGAGAGGTGCGAACCAATATCTGGGAAGACCAATTCGGCGTTCGTTGGGACAGAAGCATCGACAAGGATATCGGCGTCGTCTGCAATCAGGTGGTCACGAAGGACAACCTGGAAGGGGTTGCCTTGCCGGATCCCGATGAGCCCGGGCGTTGGGCGGGCTACGAGGGCGCGCTGGCGAATTCCGAAGATGCGTTCTGGGTGGTCAACCTGGGATTCAGTCTGTTCGAACGCGCCTGGACATTGCACGGCATGGAAAACCTTCTCATAGCGATGATCGCCGAGCCCGCATTTGCCCACCGGCTCTTTGACCGTATTCTTGAGTTCAACCTGGCGATGATCGAGCATGCGTGCAGCTACGACATCGATGCCATGATGTTTGGAGACGACTGGGGCTCCCAGTACGGCCTGATCATGGGCATTAACCTCTGGCGCGAGTTTATCGGGATTCGGGTGAGGAAGATGTATCAAGCGGTGCGCGCAAGGGGTAAGTATGTCTTCATTCACAGTTGCGGGAAGGTGGACGAATTGTTCCCTGAGCTGATTGACGCGGGGTTGCACTGTTTCAACCCGTTTCAGCCGGAAGTGATCGATGTTTTCAAGGCCAAACGCGAATATGGCGGCAGCCTCGCGTTCTACGGCGGCATCAGCACTCAGAAGACGTTACCCTATGCGAGCCCCGAGCGCGTACGTGAAGAGGTCAAACGGCTTCTTGATGACGTGGGGAAGGGCGGGGGACTCATCGCGGCTCCCGCCCATGACATCCCCCCTGACGCCAGGCCGGAAAACATTGCCACGATGCTCGAGGCGCTCCAGAACCAATGA